A stretch of the Pelmatolapia mariae isolate MD_Pm_ZW linkage group LG23, Pm_UMD_F_2, whole genome shotgun sequence genome encodes the following:
- the LOC134619976 gene encoding retinoschisin-like translates to MEMPACRAAVLFLLLLSQALVTVHSEEEEEEVIQEQDLQEEDQQVLETWNTKAKACTCDCESARIPAVIPPVPPTSLPPPPPSQSHLLNCMPECPYHRPLGFESGSVTSDQISCSSQDQYTGWYSSWIPNKARLNNQGFGCAWLSKFNDQYQWIQIDLKEVSVVSGVLTQGRCDADEWITKYSIQYRTLETLNWIYYKDQTGNNRVFYGNSDRSSTVQNLLRPPIVARYIRLLPLGWHTRIAMRMELLMCMNKCT, encoded by the exons atggAGATGCCTGCTTGTCGTGCTGCTGTGCTTTTCCTCCTGCTTCTCTCTCAGG CCCTTGTCACTGTTCACTCAGAGGAG gaggaggaggaggtcatCCAGGAGCAGGACCTGCAGGAGGAGGACCAGCAGGTGCTTGAAACCTGGAACACAAAAGCGAAAGCCTGCACCTGTGACTGCGAATCTGCACGCATCCCTGCTGTCATCCCACCTGTTCCCCCGACCTCGCTGCCACCGCCGCCACCATCTCAAAGTCACCTGCTGAACTGCATGCCAG AATGTCCGTACCACAGACCACTGGGATTTGAATCTGGATCTGTCACCTCAGACCAAATCAGCTGCTCCAGTCAGGACCAGTACACCGGCTGGTACTCCTCCTGGATCCCGAACAAGGCTCGCCTTAACAACCAGGGCTTTGG GTGCGCATGGCTGTCCAAATTCAACGACCAGTACCAGTGGATCCAGATCGACCTGAAGGAGGTGAGCGTGGTGTCTGGTGTCCTCACCCAGGGCCGCTGCGATGCTGATGAGTGGATCACTAAATACAGCATCCAGTACCGCACTTTAGAAACTCTTAACTGGATCTACTACAAAGACCAGACTGGAAATAACAGG GTCTTCTATGGAAACTCCGATCGCTCTTCCACGGTACAAAACCTGCTGCGCCCGCCTATTGTGGCTCGTTATATACgcctgctgccgctgggctggCACACCCGCATTGCCATGAGGATGGAGCTGCTGATGTGCATGAACAAATGCACCTGA